A portion of the Bacillus thuringiensis genome contains these proteins:
- a CDS encoding DUF2553 family protein: MGRTIKIDITNKVVAKFRPNYLELYTSKFMIGKFYVYTEDKEYVLEDGYIYENGKFYRIIDTHRGNNQAAEGCDLGRC, from the coding sequence GTGGGGCGCACAATAAAAATTGATATTACAAATAAAGTTGTAGCTAAATTTAGACCAAATTATTTGGAATTATATACGAGTAAATTTATGATAGGTAAGTTTTATGTCTATACTGAAGATAAAGAATATGTGTTAGAAGACGGATATATATATGAGAATGGAAAGTTTTATCGCATCATAGATACGCACCGTGGCAATAATCAAGCGGCGGAGGGCTGCGATCTAGGACGGTGTTAA
- a CDS encoding DUF3973 domain-containing protein encodes MFYCINCSDIHHEKHPNDKVFKNGFYIDPFLGDRYHLGMCKDAQNHETGEPLLTTKKLGAPQSIMNVLPTHVVPT; translated from the coding sequence ATGTTCTATTGCATTAACTGCTCTGATATTCATCATGAAAAACATCCAAATGATAAAGTATTCAAAAACGGTTTTTATATTGATCCATTTTTAGGTGATCGTTATCACCTTGGTATGTGTAAAGATGCCCAAAACCATGAAACAGGGGAGCCTCTTTTAACGACAAAGAAATTAGGCGCCCCCCAATCTATTATGAATGTATTACCGACACATGTTGTCCCAACATAA
- a CDS encoding SRPBCC family protein — MEQQNTLNDIKQTIVFNASIQKVWSVVSTAEGIASWFMPNDFVLEVGHEFHVQSPFGPSPCKVLEIDEPNHLSFSWDTDGWVVSFNLKDLGDNKTEFTLIHGGWKHPDEILPKANAKSSIIRDRMSGGWVAIVNEKLKKVVEG; from the coding sequence ATGGAACAACAAAATACATTAAATGATATTAAACAAACAATCGTTTTTAACGCGTCTATTCAAAAGGTATGGAGTGTAGTATCAACTGCAGAAGGGATTGCGTCATGGTTTATGCCAAATGATTTTGTATTAGAGGTAGGGCATGAATTTCATGTGCAATCGCCATTTGGGCCATCACCATGTAAAGTGTTAGAAATTGATGAGCCAAACCATTTATCTTTCTCATGGGATACAGATGGCTGGGTTGTTTCATTTAATTTGAAAGACTTAGGAGATAACAAAACAGAATTTACGTTAATTCACGGCGGCTGGAAACATCCTGATGAAATTCTTCCGAAAGCGAATGCGAAGAGCTCTATTATTCGCGATAGAATGAGCGGTGGTTGGGTAGCGATTGTAAATGAAAAACTGAAAAAGGTTGTCGAAGGCTAA
- the moaC gene encoding cyclic pyranopterin monophosphate synthase MoaC, protein MSSFTHFNDQGRAKMVDISDKKATVRTAIACSSIVVTKEIYDKISHNEIGKGDVLAVAQIAGIMAAKRTSDIIPMCHPLLLKGVDVSFDWKQSEEQYRLLIEVKVKTEGSTGVEMEALTAASATALTVYDMCKAVDKGMIIGETYLLEKTGGKSGDYTRNS, encoded by the coding sequence ATGTCTTCATTTACACATTTTAATGACCAAGGACGCGCAAAAATGGTTGATATAAGCGACAAAAAAGCAACCGTTCGAACAGCAATTGCGTGCTCTAGCATTGTCGTTACGAAAGAAATTTACGATAAAATCTCTCACAATGAAATTGGGAAAGGTGACGTATTAGCAGTTGCGCAAATCGCAGGCATTATGGCTGCGAAACGTACTTCTGATATTATCCCAATGTGCCATCCTTTATTATTAAAAGGTGTTGACGTTTCTTTCGATTGGAAACAATCAGAAGAACAATATCGTTTACTCATTGAAGTAAAAGTTAAAACAGAAGGTAGCACCGGTGTTGAAATGGAAGCTTTAACAGCTGCTTCCGCTACCGCTCTTACTGTGTATGATATGTGTAAAGCTGTCGATAAAGGTATGATTATCGGCGAAACGTACTTACTTGAAAAAACAGGTGGAAAAAGTGGAGATTATACGAGAAATTCATAA
- a CDS encoding DUF3888 domain-containing protein yields MKKICVVITMLCAAFFSSPSNSFAKESREQLLESALLNRYYSVIRQVTKDQYECDSVINIKRLGRTDEFVPRFEVTLQFLTFQGAHNPPNDKVTLTLEDYLDHIKVKNVEREKNVSNDVVEKICARKKEKMKAHSND; encoded by the coding sequence ATGAAAAAAATATGTGTAGTTATCACAATGCTATGTGCGGCCTTTTTCTCTTCTCCAAGCAATTCTTTCGCGAAAGAATCAAGGGAACAGCTTTTAGAGAGTGCGTTATTGAATAGGTACTATTCGGTTATTAGACAAGTGACAAAAGATCAATATGAATGTGATTCAGTTATAAATATAAAGCGTCTTGGCAGGACAGATGAATTTGTTCCTAGATTTGAAGTGACTCTACAATTTCTTACATTTCAAGGGGCGCATAATCCGCCAAATGACAAAGTTACACTTACTTTGGAGGATTATTTAGATCATATAAAGGTAAAAAATGTGGAGCGAGAAAAAAATGTTTCTAATGATGTTGTAGAAAAGATTTGTGCTCGCAAAAAAGAAAAAATGAAAGCTCATTCTAATGATTGA
- the glp gene encoding gephyrin-like molybdotransferase Glp, producing MVEKRIPIQVAEAVERVMKYAKHGEVEEISITESYGRILGEDVVSDHDVPHFDRSPYDGFAIRAEDTKEATQENPIEFEVIGEIGAGSVFLEEVGAFEAIRIMTGAAIPEECNAVVMLELTEGFEKNGKTYMKLKRPFNNGDNVSFKGEDIKQNQVLVKKGVAINPGVAALLATFGYSTVKVVKQPVVGIVTTGSELLEVHEPLQPGKIRNSNSYMIAAQIMKAGGKVRYYGQLADELDACFTAIQLAMDEVDILITTGGVSVGDYDYLPAIYERLQANVLFNKIAMRPGSVTTVAEVDGKLLFGLSGNPSACYVGFELFVQPIIKTYLYAKEPHVYRADAILQKDFPKPNPFTRFVRANVTIVDGALQAMPVGLDKSSAVSSLADANAFIVLPGGTRGFETGMKVSVLLLEHSEGCDWPWAKPLQSYK from the coding sequence ATGGTAGAAAAACGAATTCCAATTCAAGTTGCTGAGGCAGTAGAACGGGTAATGAAATATGCGAAGCATGGTGAAGTAGAAGAAATTTCTATTACGGAAAGTTACGGGAGAATTCTCGGGGAAGATGTTGTCTCAGATCATGACGTTCCTCATTTTGATCGTTCCCCTTACGATGGTTTCGCCATTCGAGCAGAAGATACGAAAGAAGCAACCCAAGAGAATCCAATTGAATTTGAAGTAATAGGAGAAATCGGGGCGGGTTCTGTTTTTTTAGAAGAAGTAGGAGCTTTTGAAGCGATTCGCATTATGACAGGAGCAGCTATTCCAGAAGAATGTAATGCAGTCGTAATGCTCGAGCTGACAGAAGGGTTTGAGAAGAACGGGAAAACATATATGAAGTTAAAACGCCCTTTTAATAACGGTGACAATGTGTCGTTTAAAGGAGAAGACATAAAACAAAATCAAGTTCTTGTTAAGAAAGGTGTTGCAATTAATCCAGGTGTTGCGGCCTTACTAGCAACGTTTGGATATAGCACTGTGAAAGTTGTAAAACAGCCTGTTGTCGGTATTGTAACGACGGGAAGTGAATTATTAGAAGTGCATGAGCCGTTACAGCCGGGGAAAATTAGAAATAGTAACTCGTATATGATCGCAGCTCAAATTATGAAAGCTGGCGGGAAAGTTCGTTATTATGGTCAACTCGCCGATGAGCTAGATGCATGTTTTACAGCTATTCAATTAGCGATGGATGAGGTGGACATTTTAATTACAACAGGTGGTGTATCGGTAGGAGATTATGACTACTTACCAGCTATTTATGAAAGGTTACAGGCGAATGTACTCTTTAATAAAATAGCGATGAGACCGGGAAGTGTAACGACAGTAGCTGAAGTTGATGGGAAGTTACTTTTCGGTTTATCAGGAAATCCGTCTGCTTGTTATGTAGGTTTTGAATTATTTGTGCAACCAATTATAAAAACGTATTTGTATGCGAAGGAACCTCACGTATATAGAGCGGATGCTATTTTACAAAAAGATTTTCCAAAGCCAAATCCATTTACTCGTTTCGTAAGAGCGAACGTAACGATTGTGGACGGGGCGTTACAAGCGATGCCGGTTGGTTTAGACAAATCGAGTGCGGTATCTTCACTTGCAGATGCGAATGCTTTTATCGTGTTACCTGGAGGAACGAGAGGATTTGAGACCGGAATGAAAGTATCCGTATTATTGTTAGAGCACTCTGAGGGATGTGATTGGCCATGGGCAAAGCCCCTTCAATCTTACAAATAG
- a CDS encoding sporulation protein Cse60 codes for MIRVKVFDESHEKDLEDAVNVFLKKIDDSNFVDIKYQVGVSINDDENQIYCFSAMIVYKA; via the coding sequence ATGATTCGTGTGAAAGTATTTGATGAAAGTCACGAAAAAGACTTAGAAGACGCTGTAAATGTTTTTTTGAAAAAGATTGATGATAGCAACTTTGTAGATATTAAGTATCAAGTTGGTGTTTCCATTAACGACGATGAAAACCAAATTTATTGTTTTTCAGCAATGATCGTTTATAAAGCATAA
- the moaD gene encoding molybdopterin converting factor subunit 1, translating into MIRVLLFAHLQEEAGTSELQIEKENITVAELKDVVAKEYNVPVSEPIMVAINEEYANEDDRVQDGDVVALIPPVSGG; encoded by the coding sequence ATGATTCGAGTATTGTTATTTGCGCACCTGCAAGAAGAAGCAGGGACAAGTGAATTACAAATAGAGAAAGAAAATATTACGGTTGCAGAGTTAAAAGATGTTGTTGCGAAAGAATATAATGTACCAGTTTCAGAGCCAATTATGGTTGCGATTAATGAAGAATACGCAAATGAAGATGACAGGGTCCAAGATGGTGATGTGGTTGCACTTATACCACCAGTGAGCGGTGGTTAA
- the glcU gene encoding glucose uptake protein GlcU: MDIFLAILPAIFWGSIVLFNVKLGGGPYSQTLGTTFGALIFSIVVYIFMKPVLTPTVIGVGVVSGLFWALGQANQLKSIDLMGVSRTMPISTGLQLVATTLFGVIVFHEWSTTISVVLGILALVCIIVGVILTSLQSEEEKNAEQAANFKRGIIILLISTVGYLVYVVVIRLFNVDGWSALLPQAVGMVLGGILLTFKHHPFNKYAIRNIIPGLIWAAGNMFLFISQPRVGVATSFSLSQMGIIISTLGGILILGEKKTKRQLTGIVVGIVFIIAAGIMLGIAKS, translated from the coding sequence ATGGATATATTTTTAGCAATTTTACCAGCTATATTTTGGGGGAGTATTGTGCTATTTAACGTAAAACTGGGCGGGGGACCGTATAGTCAAACGCTCGGAACAACGTTTGGAGCACTTATTTTCTCAATTGTTGTTTATATTTTTATGAAGCCAGTATTAACACCTACCGTGATTGGAGTTGGAGTTGTGTCCGGTTTATTTTGGGCGCTTGGTCAGGCGAATCAATTGAAAAGTATTGATTTAATGGGCGTTTCGAGGACGATGCCAATTTCAACAGGACTTCAATTAGTTGCGACGACTTTATTTGGCGTTATCGTATTTCATGAATGGTCCACGACAATATCTGTCGTCCTTGGGATTTTAGCGCTCGTTTGTATTATTGTCGGTGTTATTTTAACATCACTTCAAAGTGAAGAAGAAAAAAATGCAGAGCAAGCAGCAAATTTTAAAAGAGGTATCATAATTTTATTAATTTCAACAGTCGGTTATTTAGTTTACGTAGTAGTGATTAGGTTATTTAACGTAGATGGTTGGTCGGCTTTATTACCACAAGCAGTTGGTATGGTATTAGGGGGGATTTTACTTACGTTTAAGCATCATCCATTTAATAAATATGCGATACGAAATATTATTCCGGGATTAATATGGGCAGCTGGAAATATGTTTTTATTCATTTCACAACCGCGTGTCGGAGTCGCAACAAGTTTCTCGCTATCGCAAATGGGGATTATTATTTCCACGCTTGGTGGGATCCTTATATTAGGTGAAAAGAAAACGAAACGCCAATTAACGGGTATCGTTGTCGGTATCGTTTTTATTATTGCAGCCGGAATTATGTTAGGCATAGCAAAAAGTTAA
- a CDS encoding CarD family transcriptional regulator has product MEVDDLFQIGDKIVYPMHGAGIIEAIEEKEILGTSRQYCVIRIISKDMQVMLPMDQLKKSGIRYIVDRGTLDDILLEFQNGESDPSLSWKQRYTMNMEKMKNGNLQDSAEVVRDLLRRNKERALNASEKQMLDNARKMMISEVALVQNVTEHQATEFLQDTINH; this is encoded by the coding sequence ATGGAGGTGGATGATTTGTTTCAAATTGGTGATAAAATCGTTTATCCAATGCACGGTGCAGGAATCATTGAAGCAATTGAAGAGAAAGAAATATTAGGTACTTCACGTCAATATTGTGTGATACGCATCATTAGTAAAGATATGCAAGTAATGCTTCCGATGGATCAATTAAAAAAATCGGGTATTCGTTATATCGTTGATCGAGGTACGTTAGATGATATACTTCTTGAATTTCAAAACGGGGAGTCAGACCCATCACTCTCATGGAAACAAAGATATACAATGAATATGGAAAAAATGAAAAATGGCAATTTACAAGATAGCGCAGAAGTTGTTCGGGATTTACTTCGCCGCAATAAAGAGAGAGCATTAAATGCGAGCGAAAAACAAATGCTAGATAATGCACGAAAAATGATGATCAGCGAAGTCGCGCTCGTACAAAATGTTACTGAACATCAAGCAACAGAATTTCTTCAAGATACAATTAATCATTAA
- the moaE gene encoding molybdopterin synthase catalytic subunit MoaE, with protein sequence MTNTYYEVIATEISIEEVTKKVIRRECGAVTTFIGTVREFTKGRRTLYLEYVAYKTMAEKMLEKIGLEVKEKWPGTYVAITHRIGTLQISDIAVVVAVSTPHRKAAYEANEYIMERIKQIVPIWKKEFWEDGDSWIGDQLEKTPYPAGEPGKEL encoded by the coding sequence ATGACAAATACATATTATGAAGTAATTGCTACAGAAATCTCGATTGAAGAGGTAACGAAGAAAGTGATTCGACGTGAATGCGGTGCTGTTACAACATTTATTGGAACGGTTAGAGAGTTTACGAAAGGGCGTCGTACATTATACTTAGAGTATGTTGCTTATAAGACGATGGCAGAAAAGATGCTAGAGAAAATTGGCCTGGAAGTGAAAGAGAAATGGCCGGGGACATATGTTGCGATTACACATCGCATCGGTACGTTGCAAATTTCTGATATAGCGGTTGTTGTTGCTGTTTCAACACCACACCGTAAAGCGGCTTATGAAGCGAACGAATATATTATGGAACGCATAAAACAAATTGTTCCGATTTGGAAAAAGGAGTTTTGGGAAGATGGTGACTCATGGATTGGTGATCAATTAGAAAAAACACCATATCCGGCGGGAGAGCCTGGGAAGGAGCTATAA
- the mobB gene encoding molybdopterin-guanine dinucleotide biosynthesis protein B gives MGKAPSILQIVGYQNSGKTTLVEKIVHVLAESEMKVATIKHHGHGGFPEVAQKDSERHRKAGAVVSSVEGAGLLSLSSLRKKWSLQEIIRLYEFFEVDTILIEGYKKENYSKVVLLRSAEDVELLHKVENIVAVITWYDAPANIREEYKVFHITEEELYIDWFLQTVRRAK, from the coding sequence ATGGGCAAAGCCCCTTCAATCTTACAAATAGTAGGATATCAAAATAGCGGAAAAACGACACTTGTAGAGAAAATTGTGCATGTGTTAGCTGAAAGTGAAATGAAAGTTGCTACAATTAAACATCACGGGCACGGAGGTTTTCCAGAAGTAGCGCAAAAAGATAGCGAAAGACACCGTAAAGCTGGTGCTGTCGTAAGTAGTGTAGAAGGTGCTGGATTGCTTTCACTTTCTTCACTAAGAAAGAAATGGTCCTTGCAAGAAATTATTCGCTTATATGAGTTTTTTGAAGTGGATACAATTTTAATAGAGGGCTATAAAAAAGAGAACTACTCGAAAGTAGTGTTACTTCGTTCTGCGGAAGACGTTGAGCTTTTACATAAAGTAGAAAATATAGTAGCGGTTATTACGTGGTATGATGCCCCGGCAAATATACGAGAAGAATATAAAGTATTTCATATAACAGAAGAAGAGTTGTACATAGACTGGTTTTTACAAACGGTTAGGAGAGCGAAATGA
- a CDS encoding glucose 1-dehydrogenase, with translation MYSDLEGKVVVITGSATGLGRAMGVRFAKEKAKVVINYRSRESEANDVLEEIKKVGGEAIAVKGDVTVESDVVNLIQSAVKEFGTLDIMINNAGIENAVPSHEMPLEDWNKVINTNLTGAFLGSREAIKYFVEHDIKGSVINMSSVHEKIPWPLFVHYAASKGGIKLMTETLALEYAPKGIRVNNIGPGAINTPINAEKFADPKQRADVESMIPMGYIGKPEEIAAVATWLASSEASYVTGITLFADGGMTLYPSFQAGRG, from the coding sequence ATGTATAGTGATTTAGAAGGAAAAGTGGTCGTTATTACAGGATCAGCAACTGGTCTTGGTAGGGCGATGGGAGTAAGGTTTGCTAAGGAAAAAGCGAAAGTGGTTATTAATTATCGCTCACGAGAATCAGAAGCAAATGATGTGTTAGAAGAAATTAAAAAGGTAGGCGGAGAAGCGATTGCTGTAAAAGGTGATGTAACCGTCGAATCAGATGTTGTGAATCTCATTCAATCTGCTGTGAAAGAATTTGGTACGCTTGACATTATGATTAATAATGCAGGGATAGAAAATGCAGTACCATCGCATGAAATGCCACTTGAAGATTGGAATAAAGTAATCAATACAAATTTAACAGGTGCTTTCTTAGGTAGTAGAGAAGCGATTAAATATTTTGTAGAACATGACATTAAAGGGTCTGTCATTAATATGTCTAGTGTTCATGAGAAAATTCCGTGGCCGCTATTTGTGCACTATGCAGCGAGTAAGGGTGGCATTAAACTGATGACAGAAACGTTAGCGCTAGAATATGCGCCAAAAGGTATTCGAGTAAATAATATAGGACCAGGTGCAATTAATACGCCGATCAATGCAGAAAAGTTTGCTGATCCAAAGCAGCGGGCTGACGTAGAAAGTATGATACCGATGGGCTATATTGGAAAACCTGAAGAAATTGCAGCAGTAGCAACTTGGCTTGCTTCATCAGAGGCGAGTTACGTAACTGGAATTACGTTATTTGCAGATGGTGGAATGACTTTATACCCATCGTTTCAAGCTGGGCGTGGGTAA